A region from the Benincasa hispida cultivar B227 chromosome 8, ASM972705v1, whole genome shotgun sequence genome encodes:
- the LOC120083435 gene encoding uncharacterized protein LOC120083435, which produces MAAATHFLRLLVIFLGLCSLLCSNAVPTSRSVSLLRGSHPFLLVSSNTHMVTATEEEVSRGRMVVALNDYPGSGANNRHTPRPQFRGCADC; this is translated from the exons ATGGCAGCAGCCACTCATTTCCTTCGTTTACTTGTCATATTCTTGGGACTTTGTAGCCTTCTTTGTTCAAATGCTGTCCCAACTTCAA GAAGTGTCAGCCTCTTGCGCGGATCTCATCCATTTCTTCTTGTTTCAAGCAACACCCACATG GTGACTGCAACAGAGGAAGAAGTGAGTCGTGGAAGAATGGTTGTGGCACTAAATGACTATCCAGGGTCAGGAGCCAACAATCGTCATACACCAAGGCCACAATTTAGGGGCTGTGCTGATTGTTGA